GGCGCGCGGTCGAGCAGGTTTTCGACGTTCGCGCTGACCTGAATGATTTCCAGCGCCGGCTCGCTCAGGGTCAACAGCAAGCCGTGAGGCTGGATCGCACCGGGGAATCGAATCGGCTCGTCAGCACAGTTGGCCAGCAATTCTTCAAAGGCTTGTTTGTCATGCGGTGTCATGCCAGTACCTCCTGGCTTTCGAGCCAGCGCTCGAAACAGCTGAATGTGGTGTGTGCGGCGCTGACTACGGCCGCGCGTTCAGCGGCGTCCAGGGAGCGGTTGCTCAAGTATTCGATGAAGTCGCGCCAGCGACGGCCGGTGGCGGCGCCGTAGACATCGAGAAACGCGGCGCCGTTGTCGACATCCAGCGCCAGCCGAGCGGCGATTTCCCGGCGCAGAATCTGTCCGCCCAGGGTCGCGCCCTCCAAAACGTACAACACACCGAGGCACGCAGCAGCGCTGTCTATCAGCGGCAACTGCGTGCAGATCGGCAGGCGTTGCAGGCTATCGGCCGGGATGCCCAGGGCTTGCAGGTCGCGTCGCAGCGTGGCTGTTTTCAGACGGGGCGCCAGATCGAAGTCGGCAGGAACGGCAGCGCTTTGCTGCAACGCTTGCTCCAGCGGCTGATAAAAGCCGTAATAGGCTTGCATCAGCTGTTTGAAAAAGGCGTTATCAAGGGTATCGGAAAAAAAAGGAAGGCGTTTTTCCAGTGCGATGTGCAGTT
This window of the Pseudomonas fluorescens genome carries:
- a CDS encoding biliverdin-producing heme oxygenase yields the protein MQAKAREVYVPPVLQDLRAGTAELHIALEKRLPFFSDTLDNAFFKQLMQAYYGFYQPLEQALQQSAAVPADFDLAPRLKTATLRRDLQALGIPADSLQRLPICTQLPLIDSAAACLGVLYVLEGATLGGQILRREIAARLALDVDNGAAFLDVYGAATGRRWRDFIEYLSNRSLDAAERAAVVSAAHTTFSCFERWLESQEVLA